One genomic segment of Desulforamulus reducens MI-1 includes these proteins:
- a CDS encoding phenylacetate--CoA ligase family protein produces the protein MIWNEQFEAMDREELQKLQTSRLQQTITNVYENVAYYRELFDQHGVKPTDIQGLEDIGKLPFTTKLSLRDNYPFNMFAVPMKKVVRLHASSGTTGKPTVVGYTRQDIENWSELVARMVTAAGVTDNDVAQVSFGYGLFTGAFGLHYGLEKVGATVVPSSTGNTEKQIMLMQDFGTTALIGTPSYTLHIAEVARQMGIDPKSLGLKVGLFGSEAWTESMRDELEKVWGLFATDNYGLSEVIGPGVAGECQERKGMHIAEDHFLIEVIDPATGKAVPDGEEGELVITSLTKEALPIIRYRTRDITIKTSEPCACGRTTARLRKVTGRTDDMLIISGVNVFPSQIEDVLLKIEGVAPHYQLIVTKKGYLDALEVQVEMNDKAFTGNWRDLENLERNVKARLQTVLSIGPKVKLLEPRSLERTAGKAKRVVDLRNK, from the coding sequence ATGATCTGGAATGAACAGTTTGAAGCCATGGATCGGGAGGAGTTGCAAAAACTGCAAACCTCCCGGTTGCAGCAAACGATAACCAATGTATACGAGAATGTAGCTTACTACAGAGAGCTTTTTGACCAACATGGGGTCAAGCCTACGGATATCCAAGGATTGGAGGATATCGGGAAATTACCCTTTACAACAAAACTATCCCTCCGGGATAATTATCCCTTTAATATGTTTGCTGTACCCATGAAAAAGGTGGTGCGATTGCATGCTTCATCCGGAACCACTGGTAAACCAACCGTTGTTGGCTATACTCGGCAGGATATTGAAAACTGGTCAGAGTTGGTGGCACGCATGGTTACGGCTGCCGGAGTTACGGATAATGATGTGGCCCAGGTAAGTTTTGGTTACGGACTGTTTACCGGGGCCTTTGGATTGCATTACGGTTTGGAGAAAGTTGGAGCCACGGTGGTTCCTTCCTCCACCGGGAATACAGAAAAACAAATTATGCTGATGCAGGATTTTGGTACCACCGCTTTGATTGGTACACCCTCCTATACGTTGCATATCGCAGAAGTGGCGCGACAAATGGGCATCGATCCAAAGTCATTGGGATTAAAGGTGGGTCTATTTGGTTCCGAAGCATGGACAGAGAGTATGCGGGATGAACTGGAGAAAGTTTGGGGTCTCTTTGCCACAGATAACTATGGCCTAAGTGAGGTCATAGGGCCAGGTGTAGCGGGAGAATGTCAAGAACGCAAGGGTATGCATATCGCGGAAGATCACTTCCTAATAGAAGTCATTGATCCGGCAACCGGGAAAGCGGTACCAGATGGCGAAGAAGGGGAGTTGGTTATTACCAGCCTGACTAAGGAAGCACTGCCCATTATCCGCTATCGTACCCGGGATATCACTATAAAAACTTCAGAACCCTGTGCTTGTGGTAGAACTACAGCCCGCCTGCGTAAAGTTACTGGGCGAACCGATGATATGCTTATTATTAGCGGTGTAAATGTTTTTCCATCACAAATCGAGGATGTTCTATTAAAGATAGAAGGTGTAGCTCCCCATTACCAATTAATTGTGACCAAGAAGGGCTATCTGGATGCCTTGGAAGTCCAAGTCGAAATGAATGACAAAGCCTTTACTGGTAATTGGCGTGATCTTGAGAATCTAGAAAGAAATGTAAAGGCACGACTACAAACGGTGCTTTCCATTGGCCCAAAGGTGAAGCTTTTGGAACCTAGGTCCCTAGAGCGTACAGCTGGCAAAGCGAAACGTGTAGTGGACTTAAGAAATAAATAG